Proteins co-encoded in one Fusarium fujikuroi IMI 58289 draft genome, chromosome FFUJ_chr06 genomic window:
- a CDS encoding related to phospholipid-translocating ATPase: MNTTTSQPNGIAATDFSPLLAPNAIFLSFYSIFLLLHVLIAIRFWRFYGYSIGMVCGILLELIGYCGKVQLSHNRDNKDGYIMYIIGLTLGPTFLSSALYLNISTLQQRYSSSRFTLISPRLFASLFILGDFICLCFIGCGGSLAAIFAENPIGVNLMITGLAVQVLFTAIFCLALWAIYRRAWHDILQEKRHLYVIGLAVASICLFVRSCWRCAELSGGFNGPLASMEGVFFALDSVPMIIMTVTLTIFHPELWLRARKPNSGKPICAGNYSMSYVQTKD, encoded by the exons ATGAACACAACTACATCACAACCCAACGGGATCGCAGCTACAGATTTCTCGCCGCTTCTGGCCCCCAATGCaatttttctctctttctactCTATTTTCCTTCTTCTACATGTCTTGATCGCCATTCGCTTCTGGCGTTTCTATGGGTACTCCATTGGGATGGTCTGCGGTATTCTATTGGAACTTATCGGATATTGTGGAAAGGTTCAGCTCTCACATAATCGAGATAATAAGGACGGATACATCAT GTATATCATCGGCCTCACACTTGGCCCGACATTTCTATCATCTGCCCTCtatctcaacatcagcacACTACAGCAACGCTACTCATCATCTCGGTTCACGCTCATCAGCCCTCGCCTTTTCGCGTCCCTATTTATCCTCGGCGATTTCATATGTCTTTGCTTCATCGGGTGCGGTGGCTCTCTTGCGGCTATATTCGCCGAGAATCCAATCGGTGTAAACCTCATGATCACCGGCTTAGCTGTTCAGGTCCTGTTCACAGCCATCTTTTGTCTCGCACTCTGGGCCATTTACCGTCGTGCTTGGCATGACATTCTTCAAGAGAAGAGGCATCTTTACGTTATAG GTCTAGCGGTAGCCTCCATCTGTCTCTTTGTTCGCTCATGCTGGCGATGCGCAGAGTTGAGCGGAGGTTTCAACGGCCCGCTCGCGTCAATGGAAGGCGTGTTCTTTGCACTGGACAGCGTACCGATGATAATCATGACTGTTACCCTGACCATCTTTCACCCTGAGTTGTGGCTGAGGGCCCGGAAGCCCAACTCAGGAAAGCCTATTTGTGCCGGGAACTATAGCATGTCTTATGTGCAGACAAAGGACTGA
- a CDS encoding related to dolichol-phosphate mannosyltransferase subunit 3, with amino-acid sequence MTRAQQTISLALLVSSLYLALFLELIPLPPLIQEQIVPVLPFWALVSFGAYLLFRLGFGILTFNDVPNAHKELTAEIEQAKVELRQLGVTVD; translated from the exons ATGACTCGCGCTCAGCAGACCATTTCTCTGGCCCTCTTGGTTTCCTCC CTCTACCTTGCGCtcttccttgagctcatccctcttcctcctctgatCCAGGAGCAGATCGTTCCTGTG CTCCCCTTCTGGGCCCTCGTCTCGTTCGGCGCATACCTCCTCTTCCGTCTCGGCTTCGGCATCCTCACCTTCAACGACGTCCCCAACGCACACAAGGAGCTCACGGCGGAGATTGAGCAGGCCAAGGTTGAGCTCCGACAGCTCGGCGTTACCGTCGACTAA
- a CDS encoding probable xanthine phosphoribosyl transferase: MVEKLYVTYNDVHKMCQKSAEKLLADFQPQLLIAIGGGGYVPARILRSFLKKAGSPNIPIQAIGLSLYESLGNDEVEAPGTKVTRTQWLDLTALGEMHNLVGKRILIVDEVDDTRTTLEYAVKELEKDVEIARQRMGEGAPAPKTEFSIFVLHNKDKPKKGKLPDDMLATRYSAAETVGDVWINYPWEAIDIDEHDRNASLQTKSN; this comes from the exons ATGGTCGAGAAGCTCTACGTCACATACAACGAT GTGCACAAGATGTGCCAAAAGTCcgctgagaagcttctcgccGACTTCCAGCCCCAGCTTCTGATCGCCATCGGTGGCGGTGGTTACGTTCCCGCTAGAATCCTCCGATCTTTCCTCAAGAAGGCCGGCTCTCCCAACATCCCCATCCAGGCCATCGGTCTCTCCCTCTACGAGTCTCTCGGCAACGATGAGGTCGAGGCCCCCGGTACAAAGGTCACCCGAACACAGTGGCTCGATTTGACCGCTCTCGGCGAGATGCATAACCTCGTCGGAAAGCGAATCCTTATTGTTGATGAGGTCGACGATACCCGAACAACCCTTGAGTACGCTGTtaaggagctcgagaaggatgtCGAGATTGCCCGTCAGCGCATGGGCGAGGGTGCTCCTGCTCCCAAGACTGAGTTTAGCATCTTTGTCCTCCAC aacaaggacaagcccaagaagggGAAGCTCCCCGATGATATGCTCGCTACCCGTTACTCCGCTGCCGAGACTGTTGGCGACGTCTGGATCAACTACCCCTGGGAGGCCATCGACATTGACGAGCATGACAGGAACGCCAGCCTGCAGACCAAGAGCAACTAA